AAAGACGAAGACAGTGACGACGAAGGCGacaaaaagaatggaaatggagatgcaaatgggaatgggaaaggaaaagggaaagaagtgaatggtgatgacgaGTAAGTCGTTCACTTTTATTTTTCCATGCTttgttgaagatgggaaaaaaggaCAAGATATCTCAACCTGCGATATGAAGTGTGATATGATGGCTAATGACTGATCTTATTGATTACAGCGACGACGACGAATCTGATTCAGACTCTGActcggatgatgaagatgatacaGCTGCTCTAATTGCGGAATTGGCAAAGATCAAACAGGAAAGAGCAGAGGAGAAAGCCAGACTTGTGAGTtacatctttcttccatgAGAAGCCACTTTTTGTTATACATCTTATGATTCGCTGATACACTTGCCTTGACCcctttgatcctttcttcgtcttcgtgCACTCCCGTAAATTGACCTCCCGTCCCCTCACAGGACGCAGaacaatcagcatcagcCTCCCAATCTCGTGAAGCTGAAATTGCACTCGGAAATCCTCTTCTTAATTTACAAGCTGCCCTGGGTCAATCACcaacaacaccttcaactccTGGGTCAACAACCTCAGGAGCGACAAGCAATTTCGCAGTCAAAAGACgttgggatgatgatttgattttcaagAATCAAGCCGGCAACTTGAATGATAAATCCAAGAAAGGAGAATTCGTCAATGATCTGTTGAGGAGTGAATTCCATAAGAAATTCAtgaacaagtgagtctttttCCTTGAGTCGATACGAAAGATTACGTGATGAGCGAACGGAGAGAGGGAAGGAGCGAAGCTGGATGACGAAGAGCAAGCGGGGGAGTCACAGTCGGCTTGCAGTGAGGCACGGAGAATGTCATTGGAGAGTCTCAGTTGAACGGACCGGACATGGATGGATTGGCTAATAATTGCTTTTCGAATGATAGGTTTATCAAGTAATCGTTTACTTCGTCGGTGCGCTTCAGGATAGCATTCGTTCCTCTAGTAGGAAGAAACTGTACTTTGTCATATATGCATACCCCCATTTAACTCGAATTTACCACCAAATACGATACAGAAAGTATAGATTGATCTTTGGACAATGACATATCAATATTCCCTATCATAATATCGTCCAACTTAATCCATCCATTACATGCTTCACCTGATGATTTGCTCAGGCATGACCCGCAGCACCAGCGCCAGTCTCAGGCTGAACTAGATCCCTATCAACCACACCACCTTGATCTAATCCCAAACCCGGTTCTGCCGAGATCTGATGCTGAGCACTCAAAGGTTGATTTGGTAAACCACCATGAGCCATATATCCAAATGAAGgttcaccttttccaccaGGGGTGATTAAATCAGGGGAAAAAGCATATGAATTTTGgtgtgaaggtggtaaagggATATTTGAACCTTGAACTtgatttccttctcttcttccggttGCGTGATCGTTTGATTCGTTGACATAGGGGTTGGAAGGCGGGAAATATGTTCCTTGTCCATGTGAATCATTATCAAGACGAGATCCACTATGGTAGATtttgtcttcatcttcatcacgTTCGAGTGCAGGTCTTCGATGTTCATGAGTTTTATGAGAAGGGATATTGATATTGCCTTCTGACTTTGGATTGATAGGATAATGATCTTCGTTTGTGTGTGTTTCAGAAGGTATCAAATGAGGTGAAATCTTCTCATGAGATTCAGAATGTCTATCCTCATCTTTAGAGTGAACATCATGGGTTTCTCGTGGATCATCACTTGGTTCTTCTGGATTTTTCGAAAGAGAGGTTTGACCAGTTCGTTTAGCTTCTCCTTCGATGACTTTCTGTTCATCTTTGGTAATTTTACCGACTGTGCATCACACATTTGACCAATCAGCGTTATTTCCCCTCATATACGTTGAAAACTGGACAAGTAAAAGGGGCATGGCTAGATGGTAAACGATTGAAGCTGGACAAAGTAGTACTTACCGACTTCCTCCATTCTGCCAGAGAGCTTTTCACCTATGGTGGGTTTATGTAATCCCCCATCATTCACTGGATGTCTGGGATTCAATGCAAAATCAACGATGGTTCTTGGGACGGAAGACTGGTTGGGTGGAGGGCGCATTGGTGACTTGGATGGAATTAGATCTAACTcacttgttgttgatgttatcGGTATCAGACATTGCTGTTTATCTGATTATGTTGGTGATATATCAATGGGAAATGGGATGTTTGTTGGTTTCTAAATGAGTGAACCAGGTGGAAGATCAATCTACTCAAGACCTTTATACATCAATTGTTCATTCACTCGCTATGGGATACTGGCTCAGACTGACAGACGTCATAGAGAGATAGGGTGAACACTAAAAGACGACAAAACAGTGCAATTTGTCAAAAAGTCGTGTTTTGGATGATGGtagtgatggtgatgacgagaTGAGAAGcatgatgttgatgacgaCGGTGCATTGTGTTTATGGTACCTGTGTGAGATATGGTCAATGTGTTCTTGCACTTCTCAGCTCCTGTTGTCAACCAGATGATTGTCACAACAACTTGGCAACGAAGCACGCACAGGGAGAGGTGCATCTAAAACACGCCAATCCGTGTTTCAGCACAGCCTACATTCTTTTAAAGATATCGCCATGGTACCGGGGATTCTGGTCGATGCACATACTCAAACATGTTGCTCATACTCGATAGAAGCACAGAGTGCtcgaatcatcaacaatgCTTTGATAGATATCTCTTCAGTACTTCGAATTTGATTAGGTCGTAGGTCGCATCGAGCATGAATTGAAAGGTTGAACGCCGGTATTGTATGCCGGGTTGAGCCGACTTGATCTAATTAACGAGATAAGCGCCAGGATGCTTCTACTCGTACGGTGAACGGCGAAGGTGGGCTTTCGTCACTTCCTGCCCACCTCCAGTGTGATCAGTGGACCTACTTGTTCGATGCATGCCATCAGAACAACTTCTTGATCCCTTTCACTCAGTTCACCAAGCTCAGGTTTGAAATCTGATTATCTAGACATAAGATAGAGGGCATCTTCAGTGAAGCAGCACGAACTTGAAAACGCTCAAGATGTCATCTACTATACCCGAAAAAATGCAAGCAGTCATCTTCAAGAAGCCTTATCAAGTCGCAGTTGAAGATGTACCCACGCCTAAAATACAGGATGAGAGTGATATCATATTAAAAGTTCACTTGGCTGGATTATGTGGTAAGTCATCCGATCACCTCATGTGTTCAACTCCACTTGCGCTTCCACTTCCATAATGGTCAAACCTGGTTTTCCTGCAGCTCAACCCAAGTCTCATCGCTGTATTTCGCGACTACAACTAATCACCAATATATAGGATCCGATCTGCATCTTTATAGAGGTCATGAAGACTGCGGTAAAGATTATACATTGGGTCACGAAGTAGTAGGAACTATTgttgagaaaggaaaacaagtTGAGAAGTTTAATTTGGGTGATGTTGTTGCTGTACCATTTACAGTATCATGCGGTGCGTATATTTCAATCACACTTATCGAATCGATGTAGAACGTATTGAGTCACTCAAACCGACCTCTCCCATAAATCATCACACTTTCAGATTTTCGCAAGCTAATTCGTCTTTTGTGTTATAAGGTGAATGCTGGTACTGCAATTCATCACACACAGCACGATGCAAACACTCCCAATTATTCGGCACACCAAACCTTCAAGGATGTCAAGCTGAATACGTTCGAATCCCATTAGCTGATGGATGTGTATTTAAGAAACCTGATCAATTACCTGATGAATTAATGTTACTCATGGCGGATATATTACCTACTGGATACAGTGCAGCTGCGAATGCAAGGGCTTTATTAGATGGTCCAACACAAGAGAAAAGTATAAAAGATGATGTTTGTGTGGTCATAGGTTGTGGTCCTGTGAGTTGAACTCTGTTGTGCTTTATTATCTCGTTTCTTGAATACCAGGACAATGTGAGGCTGATACGATCCTCTGATTTCCTTCCGTGTCAATCTTCTCTATGATTTACGTGACCGACAAACGACTCTCTGCTGTGCTGTTCATTCGCCCCCTTCCCCACCCCCTTCCCCAATTTGTAGGTCGGCCTATGTGCCAtttcatcagcattgacCATGTTTTCCAAAGTATACGCAACAGACCTCACTGCATCCCGATTGACTTTGGCTTCGAAACACGGTGCTATAGCcttaccatcttctgaacTCAAAGCAGCGGTGTTGGAAGCTACGGACGGTAGAGGTGCAGATGCAGTGCTGGAAGTTGTAGGACATGAAGGTGCACTTCTGACTGCTTTGGATATCGTAAGACCCTATGGAGCTGTAAGTAGTGTTGGAGTACATAGTCAGATCATCAAGTTGAACGGTGGTGCTCTGTATGACAAGAAGTGAGTTCCTATGTTTGGTGCAATGTGGAAGGAGCGCGGAGAGCGAGGTGTTGATTTGATGTGGGGCAGCGTTGGCGGTCCCTGATGTGATAGAGGTTGAGGCAGACAGAGGAGGGAATTACACAGCTCTTCGGTCCACTCTGGGAGTGTCTTTGACCCCTCAAGACGATGTCGGAAGGTGATGGATATGGTCGCGAGTGATAACGAGGCTGTGTCCTTCCAGCTTGGAATCGTCGCTGACAATGTCACTCGTTTCATAGCGTCAAATTCCAATTCGGTAGATGTTCCGTCAGAACATTCTATGCTGCAGCTTTAGAAGTTCTTTCAGCCAATCAAGATTTATTCAAGAGTTTCATCGAACATAAAGTTGGTTTCAGTCAAGCTGAAGAGGTAAGTCTCTGGATTCCTTCGCCTTTTCAACTCCAGACGACGGGGTAGAGTCcagagctgatgatgtgattATGTCATTGCGTAACCTCAGTATTATGCTCTTTTCGAAAAGAACAAAGTGGCTAAAACGGTGTTCGTTCCAGGTCAATAAGGACGTAGAATAACATAGTCATAACGCATAATCAGCACCGTTTGGTGAAATATGAGAACATGACCTTATATCACTAGTCATCCAGACGCAGCATATGAGAATTGAGCATGCATCCATGAATGTAGATCATTATGCTCGAGTCGAAAAGCACTCACATCTGCTTTACGGCCGAGAAAAAGAGAAGCTTTTAGCTTTCGTTCCGTACCCCCACGTGGAATAAACATGTCCAAAACCGACTCGTTCgaaaatcaacaatcatgAAGTAGCTATTCCTATTTTATCATCTCACTCGCTTCAGCTATATAAAGTTGAAAACTTCCCACATATACCAGAAGACTGCTTCATCAACTGacaaagagagagacagaaaATCATGTCTCGTTTCACTCCTTTACGTTCCTTCCCTCGCTTGGCTGCTCGTCAGACCACCCTCAATGTCATTCGACCATCTCTCGCTTCACCTCCTATCGCCAACGCAGGTCTAGGTCAAAAGAGGGGATACAAAAGGTCCCCTCAACCTATGAGAGATGTGATGACTGGTGAAATCATCCAAACTCCGGATCTTGATGTGAGTTCATCTGTCCTTCTCTTGTATTTCCCATGTTATCATCGATTCAAGCTGTTTCTCGTGAAATCGGCAATGTCCCAGGATGATTATTCGCAACCATGATGCCGACCTCTATTAAAAGAAAGAGTGATGCTGATTACATTGTTTTATACTCTTGGGATAGGCATCTTTATTGAAAGTGACTAAAACCACATCACCAAAAACACCATTACCCCCATCCAAACTTGTTTTCGGTAAAACATTCACCGATCACATGTTAACTATCAATTGGAGTTCTGGTAATGGATGGGGCAATCCTGAGATCAAACCTTGTATGTATATCCTTCCCATTATTCATGTTTGATTCTACCATTTCGCCTCTGTGATTTCTATGGTTTCAGACCTCGAGCTGATGGAAATTGTTAAACTAGACGGTAAATTAGAATTGGATCCTTCATCCACTGTATTCCACTATGCCTTCACATTGTAAGTCTGAATCGTAGAGTCAAAAAGTATCACTTTCACAACAGTGCTGATCGAAGCAAATCTCATGCCTAGATTCGAGGGTATGAAAGCTTATAGACAAGAGGATGGTACTGTAAGATTATTTAGACCAGATATGAACATGGCCCGAATGAACAGGGTGAGTACAAGTGGTTCAACAACACGTTATATTTTGAATGAAGAGAGAAACAACGGTCGCTGACGATCCACTATTCCTTGATATATCAGAGTGCCGCCAGAATTGCTCTTCCTGTGAGTATAGCAGTATTGGGATAACCTCTACTTTCCATGAAACATGAAAATCGCTAAAACTCAACCTCCACGCTTTAATAGAATTTTGACGGAGAAGCTCTTACTGAACTCATCAAAAAACTCGTCGTGCTTGACTCTGAATGGATCCctaaagaaaaaggatattcACTCTACATCCGTAAGTACCTTCTCTAAAGCTATCAACTTGACGTTGTCTGATCTGGAGAATAACTTATGCTTCGTTATGTGATATATACTATAGGTCCAACTTTGATTGGTACTCAAAATGCATTGGGTGTCGGACCAAGTTCAGATGCTATGTTATTCGTCATCTGTTCACCTGTAAGCTCAGTTCTCATTCTTGAATACTTGATACCACCATTCCTCTTCACAAAACCACAGTATGCGAATTATTCCTATAGTACTCAATATTTAGGCAATGGTATTGAAAGAATACTGACCACAGCCAATAATCAGGTCGGACCATACTACGCTTCTGGCTTCAAGCCAGTTCAACTTCTCGCTACTACCAAATTCGTTCGTGCTGCTCCTGGTGGAACAGGCGGTTACAAACTTGGTGCCAAGTAAGTAGGACATACATTTTCACTCAAGTCATCGTCATAATGACTCGTGCTGATCTATCAATCTCGTAATATAGCTATGCTCCAGGTGTCGTTCctcaagctgaagctgcaaAAGAAGGTTATAGTCAGAATTTATGGTTGTTAGGTGACGAACACGCTTTGACTGAAGTGcgtcagcttcttcctctacatCGGCTGAGACGATAGCTGATACACCCTTCCCTTCGACTCAGGTTGGAACCATGAACTTATTTGTAGCTTTCAAGAAGCCCGATGGCAGTGAGTCATCGATTCTTTATTTCTTCGATACCAATTGTGGCTCATTACTAATGTGATTTCCATGAAAAGGCGTCGAACTCGTTACTCCCCCATTAGACGATGTAGTCTTACCTGGTGTTACTCGTGATTCGTAAGTCGCTCAACATCACCCGCTCATCCTATTTCGTTCTCTGTGATGCAAAGTGTGAAAATCCAGACTGATCTCGAGGGTTTCTGTTCAATAGCGCACTTCAACTTGCTCGAGCACATTCGAAGGGAGAGACTATTCCCGGACTACCTGAAAAACTCGTTGTATCAGAAAGGAAATTGGTAATGGCAGATTTagtagaagctgaaaagaatGGTACATTATTAGAAGTCTTCGGTACTGGTACAGCAGCAATCGTTTCACCAGTTGATAAAATTGGTTATCAAGatagagatatcatcatcccaaCAGGTAcagatggtttaggtgatATCGCAAAAGGTCTATTAGGTAGAATCACTGCTATTCAAACGGGTGAAATCGATCATCCTTGGTCAGTCATTGCCAATCCCGTCAAATCAACTTAAGTGGAACTTAAGGGATTGTCAAAATATGTTAGGATGCGATCACATGAATAGTCGTCATATATTTGGGTATATTATATTGGAGAGTGGAAAGGGAATAATCCAAGTTGTAAATACAGTTATATGCATGGATTTATGAAATTGGTTTTATAAAATCATTTACAAAGCGTTTCGAAAGCTCGCAAAGGAGAAATGCGAGATGGGATTGTGTTATGTTAAGCAAATGAGGGAATTCATTGATATACCCATACTAGGCGTGTAAAATGTTGTAGAGGGTGGGAATAGATCAGGAAAAAGAGGTAGTAATAAAAAATAATTGTAGTTGTACACAGAGAGAGGTAGATGAGTTCTGAAATGGATTGTAGATGTACAATTTTAATAGGGCGATTGCCCCTCGATGATTCCTTGTCTTGTTGCGGTTTTTTTTAACAGCTCTCGATGTGCTTGACTCCTTCCTTGACGATGATCTCTCTGAAATGTCGTTTGAGCTTAGTAGTACAGATACCACTTTGATGTTCAAGAGATTTCCAATCGAGTTTATCATAATTCTTTTGAACGACATCCCACATTCCCAACCTCACCCATTTCTCCATCTTAGCCTTGCCTTTCTCAGGTGGCGCTCCAGCAAACAGTTTCTGAAGTTCAGGCCCCAGAACCTCTCTCCAGTGTCTCGAAATCTTGGCAGATGTGAAAGTAGGAGTCTCGATAGCATTGAACTTCAATGTCTTAAGGAAATTGGAGCTGAGGA
The window above is part of the Kwoniella shivajii chromosome 6, complete sequence genome. Proteins encoded here:
- a CDS encoding branched-chain amino acid aminotransferase, whose product is MSRFTPLRSFPRLAARQTTLNVIRPSLASPPIANAGLGQKRGYKRSPQPMRDVMTGEIIQTPDLDASLLKVTKTTSPKTPLPPSKLVFGKTFTDHMLTINWSSGNGWGNPEIKPYGKLELDPSSTVFHYAFTLFEGMKAYRQEDGTVRLFRPDMNMARMNRSAARIALPNFDGEALTELIKKLVVLDSEWIPKEKGYSLYIRPTLIGTQNALGVGPSSDAMLFVICSPVGPYYASGFKPVQLLATTKFVRAAPGGTGGYKLGANYAPGVVPQAEAAKEGYSQNLWLLGDEHALTEVGTMNLFVAFKKPDGSVELVTPPLDDVVLPGVTRDSALQLARAHSKGETIPGLPEKLVVSERKLVMADLVEAEKNGTLLEVFGTGTAAIVSPVDKIGYQDRDIIIPTGTDGLGDIAKGLLGRITAIQTGEIDHPWSVIANPVKST